In one Nicotiana tomentosiformis chromosome 6, ASM39032v3, whole genome shotgun sequence genomic region, the following are encoded:
- the LOC138893838 gene encoding uncharacterized protein, translated as MRDVIQLLTRLVSAQARHQEVGIGHEDRSISSRVHDFINLDPPVFTGVDPNEDHQVFIDRMQRTLRVMKATATGSVKLASYRLQDIAVNWYESSELSRGKNAPPTVWQEFTEALFRHYLPPELRRARVDRFLTLRQGNMSVQEYSLRFDLLARYSPTIVFKMEDRVHRFIIGLEPHLFNDFMSVSFSPDMDISRIQAYTQGVKERKQKQRADREHDRAQIKRVRSSSPSGKL; from the coding sequence atgagagatgttattcagctattaaCTCGATTAGTTTCCGCACAGGCTCGGCatcaggaagtaggtattggtcatgaaGATAGGTCCATTAGTTCAAGggttcatgatttcattaatttagaccctccggtattcacgggggtagatccaaacgaggaccatcaagtatttattgatagaatgcagaggacgttgagggtaatgaaggccactgcgactgggTCAGTtaagctagcttcctatagactccaagatattgcagttaattggtacgagtcttcgGAATTGTCAAGAGGAAAGAATGCCCCTCCTacagtatggcaggagtttacagaaGCTTTGTTtcgtcattatctgccaccagagcttagacgggccagagttgataggttcttgacccttcggcagggtaacatgagtgttcaAGAATACAGTCTTCGGTTTGATTTGTTGGCTAGGTATTCTCCAACTATTGTAtttaagatggaggatcgggttcaccgatTTATAATAGGATTAGAGCCGCACTTGTTTAACGATTTTATGTCGGTCTCATTTTCGCcagacatggatatttctcgtattcaggcatacactCAGGGTGTaaaggagcgtaagcagaagcagagggctGATCGCGAGCATGATAGGGCCCAAATTAAGAGAGTAAGGTCTTCGAGTCCTTCTGGTAAGCTTTGA